AGAAACGGTGGTGCTCCATGACCGGCTCCATCCGTCCTTCGCCCATTTGAAGCCGGGAGAGGAGTTGTTTCGCATGATCACTCTGGATTGTGGCGACGACCCGGCCAGCTTCGACGCCCACTGCAAGGCGGAAATCCTGGCTTCCCAAGCCTATTTCGATCTGAGCGCCTTCCAGGGCCGGGATGACTTTGTCTTCATTTCCGCCCTGCCCTGGATTAGCTTCACCGGGGTGGATCACACCCTGAGCCTGAAAAAGGAAGACGCCATTCCCCGGGTCTCCTGGGGCAAGCTCCAGGCCCAGGATGGCCGGGAGCTGCTGCCCTACAACGTCCAGGTCAATCACATGTTTGTGGATGGGCTCCATGTGGGGCGCCTTTTGCAGACCCTGGAAGCCCTAGCCCAGGCCGTCCAGCAAGGCCCTCTGCCCGAGACCGGGCCCCGCCTTTAAGTCCGGCCCGGCGCTGGATTCACCGGCCGGCCGGCCCCGGACCGGCTTCAGCCCGCCCCGTCAGCTCCGGGATCAGCCCCAGGCGTTAGCTCAGGCCTCGGTGCCGCCAGGGCCAGGAGAGCCAGCAGACCGCCCACCGCCGCCCCTTCAAAATCGTAGAGCACCAGCCCGGCGCAGCCCGCCACCAGGCCGATCCAGGCGGGTAGGCGGCGGCGGAAAAAGAAGCCCAGGGCCCCGCCTACCAGCGCCGTTCCACCCAGGCCGTGGTGGCTAAAGAGCAGGGGCACCCCGTCCCGCAAGGCGCAGAGGCCCCACGGCCCTTCCGGGGCGCCGCAACGGCCCGCCCAGGTCTCGGATTCCAACAGGCCGTAGCGCAAGCCCAAGGCCAGCGCCAGGCTGAGGACCAGGGTTCCCACCAGGGCGGGCAGGGAAGGGGGAACAGGGAGGGAACGGCGGCGCAGGCCCATGGCAAAACCGGTAGCAAAAATAGGGAAAAGCCATCTTACCCCGCCGGGTCCGGCCCCTGGCGGGGTCCTAGCCACAATCCAGGGCGTACCAGAGAAACCCGGCCCCGTTCCGATCCCCGATTTCTCCGTGTACCATGGGCTTTCCCCCCGGTCCCGAGGCCCCCATGAGCCCCACCGCCCATCCCCCTGCCCCCGCCTTCGTCCCCCATATTTCCCCCGACCGCACCCGGGAATTACTGGACGGCCTGCTGGAGTACATGCTCAACGGGGTGGCTTTCTGCCAGATGATTTATCGGGACGGTCAGCCCTACGATTACCGCTACCTCTATACCAACCCGGCTTTCCATCGGCAGACGGGCCAGGGGGAGGTGGCGGGCAAGCTGGCCAGCCAGGTCCGGCCCGGTATCCGGGAATCGGATCAGGAACTGCTAACCATCTACGGCCGGGTGGCCCGTAACGGGGAGCCGGAAGCCTTTGAGATGTACATTCCCTCCTTCGGCGAATGGCTGTCCATCTCCGTTTACTGCCCCTTACCGGACCATTTTGTCACCCTTTTCGACGTCATCACCCAACGCAAACGGGGGGAATTTGCCCTGGAAGAACGGGCCACCCAGCTGCGCTTCGTTCTGGAAGGCTCGGAACTGGGCTTCTGGGACTGGAATCTGAGCACCGGGCGAGTGGAGCGCAACGCCCGCTGGGCCCAGATGCTGGGCTACACCTATGAGGAAATCCAGACCACGGCCCAGCAGTGGTCGGATTTCATCCATCCGGACGATCGGGACCGGGCCTGGGCCTCCATCCATGCGGTGGTGGAAGGCCGGGCGGCCGCTCACAAAGAGGAATACCGGATGCGCTGCAAGGACGGCAGCTACCGTTGGATTCTGGACCAGGCCAAGGTCATGGCCCGGGACGACCAGGGCAAGGCCCTGCGCATGTGCGGCACCCACACGGACATCACGGAACGCAAGCTCCTGGAAGAAGAACTGACCCGTCAGGCCCATATCGACTACCTCACCGGGGTCTGCAACCGGGGCCACTTCATGGCCCGGGCAGAGCAGGAGCTGAACCGGGCCAATCGCTACGCCACGCCCCTTTCCCTGTTTATGCTGGACATCGACCATTTCAAGCGCATCAACGACCGCTACGGCCACAAGGTGGGGGATACGGTCCTAAAAACCCTGGCGAGCATCTGCCAGGCCACCCTGCGTCAGGTGGATATTCTGGGGCGCCTGGGGGGCGAGGAATTTGCCGTGCTGCTGCCGGACAGTCCGCCGGAAGCGGCCCGGGAGGCGGCGGAACGGCTCCGGGAAGCCATCGCCCGGGCCAAGGTTCCCCTGGAGGAAGGCCTGCCCGTGCAATTCACCGTCTCCATCGGCGTCGCCGCCCCCACGGGACCGGAGGACAACATCGACGTGCTCCTCAACAGCGCGGACAAGGCCCTCTACTGCGCCAAAAACGGGGGCCGTAACCAGGTCTGCCTCGCCTGACCCGGCCCGGGATAAGCCGGAGGGGCTTGGACACCCCGCCCCGCCGGCCACGCCTGGGTCAGGGGACCAGCGCCCATAGGGGCACCCCATTCCCCGAACCGAGCGATTCCCCCAAAGGAAGGGCCTTCCCGGTCAACCATCGGGCCAAACTAGCCTAGAATGGGCAAGTCATTCACCCCCAAGGGTCCCTGTCGTCCAGACGCGCCAATCCGGCCCCCTAACCGGATTCGGATGCCGGCCCCCCTTGTCGCCGCTATGAAAATCACCCCGCCCATCGCCCTGCGCATGCTGGGAGCCCTGGTTCTGGCCCTGGTCATCGCCGGTCTGCAATACACCCTGTGGGCCAAGGCCAATCAAAGCACCACTATCGCCGACGCCCAGGACACCATCCGGGGCTTTGCCTACGCCGCCTATCGCCGGGACGAAAGTCCCCTGAAACAGACCTATCCCACTCCCCAGGAAATTTCCGACGACCTGGATCTGCTCTCCCAGACCGCTGGACGGGTGCGCACCTATAGCGCCCTGGAAAATCCTTCGGTCATTGATCTGGCCTACGAACACAGCATGCGCCTCACCCTGGGGGCTTGGCTCTCCAAGGACCAGGCCCGCAATGAGCGGGAGCTGGCCGCCGCCATCCGCACCGCTCTGGATAACCGGCATGTGGAACGGGTCATCGTGGGCA
This sequence is a window from Azospira inquinata. Protein-coding genes within it:
- a CDS encoding sensor domain-containing diguanylate cyclase: MSPTAHPPAPAFVPHISPDRTRELLDGLLEYMLNGVAFCQMIYRDGQPYDYRYLYTNPAFHRQTGQGEVAGKLASQVRPGIRESDQELLTIYGRVARNGEPEAFEMYIPSFGEWLSISVYCPLPDHFVTLFDVITQRKRGEFALEERATQLRFVLEGSELGFWDWNLSTGRVERNARWAQMLGYTYEEIQTTAQQWSDFIHPDDRDRAWASIHAVVEGRAAAHKEEYRMRCKDGSYRWILDQAKVMARDDQGKALRMCGTHTDITERKLLEEELTRQAHIDYLTGVCNRGHFMARAEQELNRANRYATPLSLFMLDIDHFKRINDRYGHKVGDTVLKTLASICQATLRQVDILGRLGGEEFAVLLPDSPPEAAREAAERLREAIARAKVPLEEGLPVQFTVSIGVAAPTGPEDNIDVLLNSADKALYCAKNGGRNQVCLA
- a CDS encoding chloramphenicol acetyltransferase, with product MKEIDLNTWNRREHFGFFRRADLPFYNVTAPVDMTGLARYARARGWSLNHLLVFLTVQAMNRIDNFRYRLRGETVVLHDRLHPSFAHLKPGEELFRMITLDCGDDPASFDAHCKAEILASQAYFDLSAFQGRDDFVFISALPWISFTGVDHTLSLKKEDAIPRVSWGKLQAQDGRELLPYNVQVNHMFVDGLHVGRLLQTLEALAQAVQQGPLPETGPRL